A single window of Zea mays cultivar B73 chromosome 10, Zm-B73-REFERENCE-NAM-5.0, whole genome shotgun sequence DNA harbors:
- the LOC109942911 gene encoding uncharacterized protein yields the protein MAAGHGEGAAVCCMCGDRGLADELFRCRCCRARLQHRYCSHLYPRPAAYRQQLCSWCLRAAAAANKPEEKRETPASDEKACSPPPAELGHPVKKKRHRAEESTPGEAVAGRRKAVVGSSAGAASGGGKGEEVVRAGKTRVHRARVPRYKYKLLTDVIIGC from the coding sequence ATGGCGGCTGGGCATGGCGAGGGCGCCGCCGTGTGCTGCATGTGCGGCGACCGCGGCCTGGCGGACGAGCTGTTCCGGTGCAGGTGCTGCCGCGCCCGCCTGCAGCACAGGTACTGCAGCCACCTGTACCCGCGGCCGGCCGCGTACAGGCAGCAGCTGTGCAGCTGGTGCCTGCGGGCGGCTGCGGCTGCCAACAAGCCCGAGGAGAAGCGGGAGACGCCCGCGTCGGACGAGAAGGcgtgctcgccgccgcccgcggaGCTCGGCCACCCggtgaagaagaagaggcaccgGGCCGAGGAGAGTACGCCCGGGGAGGCGGTGGCCGGGCGGAGGAAGGCGGTGGTTGGTAGCTCAGCTGGTGCGGccagcggcggcggcaagggcgagGAGGTGGTGCGGGCGGGGAAGACGCGCGTGCACAGGGCCAGGGTGCCGCGGTACAAGTACAAGCTCCTCACTGACGTCATCATCGGCTGCTAA